A stretch of Cydia splendana chromosome 7, ilCydSple1.2, whole genome shotgun sequence DNA encodes these proteins:
- the LOC134792446 gene encoding uncharacterized protein LOC134792446, with the protein MSQTKPKTCEKKVKTAELKVLKILSRINALKLNDSNIECLEVDLKKELNFLAGVLKLRVLFPVAILFFVFAMWWVYTGLSSKTCLISLPSSSKALFRPPEDCSMCVGVDDVTRVANISAQEFEELYAYNTVPVIVTDATKEWKAIKEFNFNFFRDFYRQGSLGRQTGDCSFFAYNSGLRSLSEVFAMDEQRANLSGDPWYVGWSTCLDGETRALREYYSRPYFLPRAAESDATDWLFMGGPGQGAHMHVDSVRHVSWQAQVRGHKQWQLAPPPECLYQCRWVTFTVNPGEILVVDTNRWYHRTTVLPGDISITIGAEYD; encoded by the exons ATGAGTCAAACAAAACCGAAAACGTGTGAAAAGAAAGTAAAAACCGCGGAACTGAAAGTGTTAAAAATACTAAGCAGAATAAATGCGTTAAAATTAAACGATTCGAATATCGAGTGCTTGGAAGTGGACCTGAAGAAAGAGCTTAACTTTTTAGCGGGAGTTTTGaaattaagggttctatttccGGTAGCCATTTTGTTTTTTGTGTTTGCTATGTGGTGGGTTTATACGGGACTATCGTCAAAG ACCTGCCTCATCTCCTTACCATCATCATCTAAAGCGCTCTTCCGCCCCCCTGAAGACTGCTCCATGTGCGTCGGCGTCGATGACGTCACGCGCGTCGCCAACATCTCTGCGCAGGAGTTCGAGGAGCTGTATGCGTATAACACGGTGCCAGTCATAGTTACTGATGCTACTAAGGAGTGGAAGGCTATTAAA gaattcaacttcaacttcttccgTGACTTCTATCGACAAGGCTCGCTGGGGCGGCAGACTGGCGATTGCTCGTTCTTTGCCTACAACTCGGGGCTGCGGTCGCTCAGCGAGGTGTTCGCTATGGATGAGCAACGAGCGAACTTATCTGGAGATCCTTG GTACGTCGGTTGGAGTACGTGCCTAGACGGCGAGACGCGAGCGCTACGCGAATACTACTCGCGGCCCTACTTTCTCCCTCGAGCCGCCGAGAGCGACGCAACTGACTGGCTGTTCATGGGCGGCCCTGGACAGGGCGCGCATATGCAC GTGGATTCAGTGCGGCACGTATCATGGCAGGCGCAGGTACGCGGGCACAAGCAATGGCAGCTGGCTCCACCGCCCGAGTGCCTCTATCAATGCCGCTGGGTCACCTTTACCGTTAATCCTGGGGAGATAc TGGTGGTGGACACGAACCGCTGGTACCACCGCACCACCGTATTGCCAGGTGACATCAGCATCACTATCGGAGCCGAATACGACTGA